Proteins encoded within one genomic window of Nitrospina gracilis 3/211:
- a CDS encoding CIS tube protein: protein MYNVTRGILVEYALSVPPLTLVFDFNPESLSRTRAVTLKEQTAPGTAGGYDFATPTETPRVSQGVEVKAEEFSIDILLDATDRMNDDEPIAKAFGIAPELDTLRTMVEPKAQGPGGLQVLASLGHGGGRAFQRNSSASVLLFIWGTHVLPVFLTSVKVDEKAHLPNLVPYRAQATLSFQVIEGNNPFYEAEKVRQVIGAGLNTARTVSSAIGGLF, encoded by the coding sequence ATGTACAACGTCACGCGGGGCATTTTGGTGGAATATGCATTGAGCGTTCCGCCTCTGACGCTGGTATTCGATTTCAACCCGGAATCGTTGTCGCGGACCCGCGCGGTGACGTTGAAAGAACAGACCGCCCCCGGCACGGCGGGCGGTTACGACTTCGCCACGCCCACCGAAACACCGCGTGTGTCGCAGGGGGTGGAGGTGAAGGCGGAGGAGTTTTCCATCGACATCCTGCTCGACGCCACCGACCGCATGAACGACGACGAACCGATTGCGAAGGCGTTCGGCATCGCACCGGAACTCGACACCCTGAGAACCATGGTGGAACCGAAAGCGCAGGGACCCGGCGGCCTGCAGGTGCTGGCCAGCCTGGGGCATGGCGGCGGCCGTGCGTTTCAACGCAACTCCAGCGCCTCGGTTCTGCTCTTCATATGGGGCACCCATGTCCTGCCGGTGTTTCTGACCAGCGTGAAAGTGGATGAAAAAGCGCATCTGCCGAACCTCGTTCCGTACCGCGCACAGGCGACGTTGAGTTTCCAGGTCATCGAGGGCAACAACCCGTTTTACGAAGCGGAAAAAGTGCGGCAAGTGATCGGGGCGGGACTCAACACAGCGCGCACGGTGTCTTCCGCCATCGGAGGGTTGTTCTGA
- a CDS encoding DUF4255 domain-containing protein translates to MEVPSSLSILCKSVLEFVNTGLKDLDDNVEVVMGAPAEAMKGDKNRVNLFFHRFEPSGFQSDLQPDEPWWIRLHCLVTAFGVTESNVNGDGVSAGEFELRLIGHVMRLFHETPVLETVNVNGESVRLQTIYQPLTNEDLNHVWATQSEVSLRPTIGYEMALGPIVPSKRSPGKQMTGDFRTVVTPGVGGTGDMPSAPGSATWGARGGEVDTNQLDWAPRLCFVLGAESQPRCVESLSFEADSDALKNFTPDIWVAGDTTETVSLQWEVWDPTSGWRRKGTSQDVQPATTGIDPDNPPDGGDLVAFALPFDPEGGPVTNTPEFSSKVRGQAAVYAERQYTRPSDGAVLTVRSQPLLISIYEAAG, encoded by the coding sequence ATGGAAGTTCCGTCTTCGTTGTCCATCCTCTGTAAGTCGGTCCTGGAATTTGTCAACACCGGCTTGAAAGACCTCGACGACAACGTCGAGGTGGTGATGGGTGCGCCGGCGGAAGCGATGAAAGGAGACAAAAACCGCGTGAACCTGTTTTTCCATCGGTTCGAGCCGTCCGGCTTTCAAAGCGACCTGCAACCGGACGAGCCGTGGTGGATTCGTCTGCACTGCCTGGTCACCGCGTTCGGCGTCACCGAGTCGAACGTGAATGGCGACGGTGTCTCCGCAGGGGAATTCGAACTGCGCCTCATCGGTCACGTCATGCGGTTGTTTCACGAAACGCCGGTTCTGGAGACGGTCAACGTGAATGGCGAGTCGGTACGCCTGCAAACCATCTACCAACCCCTGACCAACGAAGACCTGAATCATGTGTGGGCAACACAAAGTGAAGTCAGCCTGCGCCCGACCATAGGTTACGAAATGGCGCTCGGTCCCATTGTGCCCTCCAAACGGAGTCCCGGCAAACAGATGACCGGCGACTTCCGTACCGTGGTCACGCCGGGCGTCGGTGGCACGGGCGATATGCCCTCCGCGCCGGGATCTGCCACCTGGGGCGCGCGTGGTGGTGAGGTGGATACAAACCAACTCGATTGGGCGCCGCGCTTGTGTTTTGTACTTGGAGCAGAATCGCAACCGCGTTGCGTGGAAAGTCTAAGCTTCGAAGCCGACAGCGACGCGCTCAAAAACTTCACCCCGGATATCTGGGTTGCGGGCGACACGACGGAGACCGTTTCGTTGCAGTGGGAAGTGTGGGACCCCACGTCGGGCTGGCGGCGCAAGGGGACATCGCAGGACGTGCAACCGGCGACGACGGGAATCGATCCCGACAACCCGCCGGATGGGGGTGACCTCGTAGCGTTCGCCCTGCCGTTCGATCCGGAAGGCGGTCCGGTTACCAATACGCCGGAATTTTCGTCCAAAGTTCGCGGGCAGGCGGCCGTGTATGCGGAGCGGCAGTACACGCGCCCGTCCGATGGCGCGGTGCTCACCGTGCGCAGTCAACCGTTATTGATCAGCATTTATGAAGCCGCAGGTTGA
- a CDS encoding ATP-binding protein, with product MKPQVDVMETQTDSMENAIDVATLADEWERIELLVQGLKSSRQGQDFDRELLNRLTALSARVHAGRGANPYWNQLGAVELSELEHDVLACVAAAELHPRLGWQYMELQPGVSQPYPTPALLHELLVLDHDEIPMFHMALSVDGVLRREGLIRVEGDDPYSPVKPAPGLTAKLLSLQLPPPPPPGAIAVRQQATWTDLVLPAHQVTHLREFLMWLRHRETVEGEWGGRMGGGPVALFSGPSGTGKTLAASVIAHELGWPLYRIDLGKLVSKYIGETEKNLNQLFDAAHGRPMVLQFDEADSLFGKRGEVKDARDRYANMEVSHLLARIEEHRGPCILTTNLHEHLDTAFVRRFHVVVGFPRPDKEARVQLWKRLLPPHAPRREDVDPQFLGQAVNLTGGGIRNAALYAACLAAEEGGAIELRHVALGVWREMAKDASPRSRSDLGVLASYLPESNAVLAASTQGNGNGNGHGGGE from the coding sequence ATGAAGCCGCAGGTTGATGTGATGGAAACGCAGACGGATTCTATGGAAAACGCAATCGACGTGGCGACTCTCGCTGACGAATGGGAACGCATCGAACTGTTGGTGCAGGGATTGAAATCTTCCAGGCAGGGACAGGACTTCGACCGCGAACTGCTCAATCGACTTACAGCGCTCAGTGCACGTGTGCACGCAGGGCGAGGAGCAAATCCTTATTGGAATCAACTTGGCGCGGTGGAATTGAGTGAACTCGAGCACGATGTGCTCGCCTGCGTGGCGGCGGCGGAGTTACATCCGCGCCTCGGCTGGCAGTACATGGAGCTGCAACCCGGCGTGTCGCAGCCGTATCCCACGCCAGCCCTGCTTCACGAGCTGCTGGTGCTCGATCACGATGAAATCCCGATGTTCCACATGGCATTGAGTGTGGACGGCGTCCTGCGGCGCGAAGGGTTGATCCGTGTCGAAGGGGACGATCCCTATTCTCCCGTCAAGCCCGCCCCCGGGCTCACTGCAAAGCTTCTCAGTCTGCAATTGCCGCCACCTCCGCCACCGGGCGCGATTGCGGTGCGGCAGCAGGCAACGTGGACCGACCTCGTTCTGCCTGCCCATCAGGTAACGCATCTGCGTGAGTTCCTGATGTGGTTGCGTCACCGCGAAACGGTGGAGGGAGAGTGGGGCGGACGCATGGGCGGCGGTCCGGTGGCGTTGTTCTCCGGTCCGTCGGGAACGGGCAAGACGCTGGCAGCTTCCGTTATCGCGCACGAGTTGGGTTGGCCCTTGTACCGCATCGATCTCGGCAAACTGGTGAGCAAATACATCGGCGAGACGGAAAAGAATCTGAACCAATTGTTCGACGCGGCTCATGGACGCCCGATGGTGTTGCAGTTCGATGAAGCGGACAGCCTGTTCGGCAAGCGTGGCGAGGTGAAGGACGCGCGCGACCGGTACGCCAATATGGAAGTGAGTCATCTGCTAGCGCGCATTGAGGAACACCGCGGACCGTGCATTCTCACCACCAACCTGCACGAGCATCTGGACACTGCGTTCGTGCGGCGGTTTCACGTGGTTGTCGGGTTTCCACGGCCGGACAAGGAAGCGCGTGTGCAGTTGTGGAAACGGTTACTGCCGCCGCATGCGCCACGGCGCGAAGATGTCGATCCGCAATTCCTCGGACAGGCGGTGAACCTGACCGGCGGTGGCATTCGCAACGCCGCATTGTACGCCGCGTGTCTGGCGGCCGAAGAGGGAGGCGCGATCGAACTTCGCCACGTTGCGCTCGGTGTGTGGCGCGAGATGGCAAAAGACGCCTCGCCGAGATCCCGCTCGGATCTTGGTGTGCTCGCGTCGTACCTTCCCGAGTCGAATGCTGTGCTGGCCGCTTCAACGCAGGGAAACGGAAACGGCAATGGTCACGGAGGTGGGGAATGA
- a CDS encoding phage late control D family protein, producing the protein MLLDWLEQDFRSPAECIVKVGEGRTPIEDLYPFLKEVVVETSRDKPFVATLTFDTRRDEFGKWVVQDSPEIFTWQRIWIEVAFGEHEEEVMRGYVREVKADYPEDAATTTVKLECQDDSIFLDRTQVRKEWGAEQPTADGLIVDEIVRGYPGLAMHMESGMGLDGLVVLQDKTDAGFLHDRAEANGYELIFENGEVYFGPMRLESDPQKTVMVYAGADTHCYRFSIQDDGHKPDMVAFDKAAEDSDQTEREVVEPDLHLLGLEPARSVGQGPDFVWVMEGQGGKTPEEMRTLAQRKANERSMKVTAEGELDGSLYGRVLRVGRPVGIDGVGEKYNGTYYVDTVRHVFNHEGYRQAFTLMRNAYGDNLESSVDTLLGVL; encoded by the coding sequence ATGTTGCTCGATTGGCTGGAACAGGATTTTCGAAGTCCGGCGGAATGCATTGTGAAAGTGGGGGAAGGCCGGACACCCATTGAAGACCTGTATCCGTTTCTGAAAGAAGTGGTGGTGGAGACGAGCCGCGACAAACCGTTTGTCGCCACGCTCACTTTCGATACGCGCCGCGACGAATTCGGCAAGTGGGTGGTGCAGGATTCGCCGGAGATTTTCACGTGGCAACGCATCTGGATTGAAGTCGCTTTCGGGGAGCACGAGGAGGAAGTCATGCGCGGTTACGTTCGCGAGGTCAAGGCGGATTACCCGGAAGACGCGGCGACGACCACCGTCAAGCTGGAATGCCAGGACGACTCCATCTTTCTCGACCGCACGCAGGTGCGCAAGGAGTGGGGCGCGGAACAACCTACGGCGGACGGGTTGATCGTCGATGAAATCGTGCGCGGTTATCCGGGTCTCGCCATGCACATGGAAAGTGGCATGGGACTCGACGGCCTCGTCGTCCTGCAGGACAAGACCGATGCGGGATTCCTGCACGACCGCGCAGAGGCCAACGGCTACGAATTGATCTTCGAAAACGGAGAGGTGTACTTCGGGCCCATGAGGCTGGAATCCGATCCGCAGAAAACGGTGATGGTGTACGCGGGAGCCGACACGCACTGCTATCGATTTTCCATTCAGGACGACGGGCACAAGCCGGACATGGTGGCGTTCGACAAGGCGGCGGAGGACAGCGACCAGACCGAACGCGAAGTGGTGGAGCCGGACCTCCATCTTCTTGGACTGGAACCGGCGCGCAGTGTCGGGCAGGGGCCGGACTTCGTCTGGGTGATGGAAGGGCAGGGTGGCAAAACACCGGAGGAAATGCGCACTCTCGCCCAACGCAAAGCCAACGAGCGTTCGATGAAAGTCACCGCCGAAGGCGAACTCGACGGCAGTCTGTACGGACGCGTTCTGCGCGTCGGCCGTCCGGTGGGCATCGACGGCGTCGGCGAAAAATACAACGGCACCTATTACGTGGACACGGTGCGGCATGTGTTCAATCACGAAGGATACCGGCAGGCGTTCACGTTGATGCGCAACGCCTACGGCGACAACCTGGAATCCAGCGTGGACACCCTGCTGGGCGTATTGTGA